Proteins encoded by one window of Salvia splendens isolate huo1 chromosome 5, SspV2, whole genome shotgun sequence:
- the LOC121804180 gene encoding uncharacterized protein LOC121804180: MSTVLSSQSSFLYEANWSPEIDNLLLGTLLSLKRAKAFKGTVFPSGFILDVAAAIEYELGFAFEWFEVVDRLHFLEKLYTTFKEPTHAEWTYWNPESNLLIVIQDSWESMLKTNPLVSAYYHQGDPAYRLLDQLFATSDVKVVHEKTAIVLSDTLVNKGKEHAGSDESVNGLVNDETINNEYITHAQRKLVFDEHQQSDRESTTDKGKYFHIVGKSGKLERKLVVPRRDSLPQQLPPKLPPSTVRRIHPAQLCGGGCQGSRRFDGHMKWW, encoded by the exons ATGTCTACTGTTCTGTCCAGCCAAAGCTCCTTCCTCTACGAAGCAAATTGGTCGCCGGAGATCGACAATTTGTTGTTAGGGACATTGCTAAGCTTGAAGCGAGCTAAGGCCTTCAAAGGAACTGTCTTCCCCAGCGGTTTCATTCTAGACGTGGCAGCCGCGATTGAGTATGAGCTGGGATTTGCTTTCGAATGGTTCGAGGTCGTTGATCGGCTTCACTTCCTTGAAAAGCTGTACACAACATTTAAGGAGCCCACTCATGCGGAGTGGACATACTGGAACCCTGAATCCAACCTTCTCATAGTGATTCAAGACTCCTGGGAATCAATGTTGAAG ACAAACCCCCTGGTCAGTGCTTACTACCACCAAGGGGATCCCGCTTACCGGTTACTCGATCAACTATTCGCGACTAGTGACGTCAAAGTCGTGCATGAAAAAACTGCTATCGTGCTGTCTGACACATTAGTCAACAAAGGCAAGGAACATGCTGGTAGTGATGAGTCGGTTAACGGCCTTGTCAATGACGAAACAATCAACAATGAGTATATTACTCATGCCCAACGCAAGCTTGTGTTTGACGAGCATCAACAATCAGACCGCGAGTCTACAACTGATAAGGGTAAGTACTTCCACATTGTGGGTAAGAGTGGCAAGCTCGAACGTAAACTGGTTGTACCAAGACGTGACTCGTTGCCACAACAGCTTCCACCTAAGCTCCCACCATCTACAGTTCGGAGGATTCATCCAGCCCAATTATGTGGTGGAGGATGCCAAGGAAGCCGTCGTTTTGATGGGCACATGAAATGGTGGTAG
- the LOC121802480 gene encoding uncharacterized protein LOC121802480 — MDRNTFGRLCILLRDIRGLRRCRYALLEEQVAIFLGILAHNKKNRIVGYNFMRSGETISHYVHSVLRATLKLHSVLLPRPKPITNDCTDSRWKHFKGCLGALDGTYINVLVRNVDKPRYRTRKGHISTNTLAACDCNMRFVYFLPGWEGFAGDSRVLRDDVTREEGALRVPKARSCQQQLKIANWHPSVSVAPAG, encoded by the exons ATGGATAGGAACACGTTCGGACGCCTATGTATTCTACTGAGAGACATAAGGGGATTGCGTCGCTGTAGGTATGCGCTGTTGGAGGAGCAAGTTGCTATCTTCCTAGGAATTTTAGCCCACAACAAGAAAAATCGTATAGTTGGTTATAACTTTATGAGGTCCGGGGAAACCATATCTCATTACGTTCATTCTGTTTTGAGAGCAACACTGAAACTGCATAGCGTTTTGTTGCCGCGCCCAAAACCCATTACTAATGACTGCACCGACTCTCGTTGGAAACATTTTAAG GGATGTCTTGGGGCATTGGACGGGACTTATATCAACGTGCTTGTGCGTAACGTTGACAAGCCCCGCTATCGAACTCGGAAGGGTCATATCTCAACTAACACCCTCGCAGCCTGTGATTGCAATATGAGGTTTGTGTATTTTCTCCCTGGATGGGAGGGATTTGCGGGTGATTCTCGTGTTCTTCGTGATGACGTCACTAGAGAAGAAGGGGCTTTGAGGGTCCCTAAAG CAAGGTCATGTCAACAACAACTAAAAATTGCGAATTGGCACCCGAGCGTCTCTGTGGCACCGGCCGGATGA
- the LOC121801875 gene encoding uncharacterized protein LOC121801875 — MLEAAAVVSNVGFSSHSSHLHSCGDSSEEELSVLPRHTKVVVTGNNRTKSVLVGLQGVVKKAVGLGGWHWLVLTNGIEVKLQRNALSVLEPPTGNEEDDYPESEHEHWNSSDIAFDDAHKSHRSRHCIHRSSNKTLRRSLSSESQLKDSISTAKGSSVDLSKLEMAALWRYALHFNLVDTNPNPSKDQLIDVVQRHFVSQQLDELQVIAGFVQAAKRLKKVCK, encoded by the exons ATGCTGGAAGCTGCAGCAGTGGTGAGCAATGTCGGATTCTCATCGCACTCATCGCATCTCCACAGCTGCGGCGACAGCTCCGAGGAGGAGCTATCTGTTTTGCCCCGCCACACCAAGGTTGTTGTCACCGGAAACAACCGCACAAAGTCGGTGCTGGTGGGGCTTCAGGGCGTCGTCAAAAAAGCTGTTGGCCTCGGTGGATGGCATTGGCTG GTTCTCACTAATGGAATTGAGGTGAAGCTGCAAAGAAATGCTTTAAGTGTTCTTGAACCTCCTACTGGGAACGAAGAAGATGACTACCCTGAAAGTGAACACGAGCATTGGAATAGCTCGGATATTG CATTTGACGATGCTCATAAGTCCCATAGGTCGAGGCATTGCATTCACCGTTCATCTAACAAGACTCTCCGTCGCTCTCTCTCCTCTGAATCACAGCTGAAGGATTCTATTTCTACAGCAAAAGGGTCCTCG GTCGACCTCAGCAAACTTGAGATGGCCGCGCTCTGGAGATATGCGCTGCATTTTAACCTT GTGGATACAAATCCTAACCCTTCCAAGGATCAACTAATTGATGTTGTCCAGAGGCATTTTGTTTCACAG CAACTGGACGAGCTTCAAGTGATTGCAGGATTTGTGCAGGCGGCAAAGAGACTGAAGAAAGTTTGCAAGTGA
- the LOC121805589 gene encoding NAC domain-containing protein 41-like isoform X2, which produces MWFLVHSNVKKGFTNDGFWKAKGEPCKVYSNNGINGWRTTLEYFEGLAPDEQLTNWLMQEYKISPDELSDKCSPKASRSLCRVFLCGDDISRSKMVSQNCKNIIESKNLNPVKSIKPEANVTSDQDTEHEPQANRESDVRTLAMASDVKPSSPPEDFSEGECFSRGDFLELNDLQDPGSHSSSSQNSSCPSKLSEEYFGSDHFGSADFLWDLEEEVEKSCREEQFSRSCHRFSAQIVQNDVVLQPALPGSSVVYDSVRGDVAETPSTSPGADETSKDKKVQSKAGGASTSNGAAREEKKNGGSSRINKIKTYFCFAAF; this is translated from the exons ATGTGGTTCTTGGTCCACTCGAATGTGAAAAAAGGGTTTACTAATGATGGGTTCTGGAAAGCCAAAGGAGAACCTTGTAAGGTTTACTCAAACAATGGGATAAATGGTTGGAGAACCACTCTTGAATACTTTGAAGGCTTAGCTCCCGATGAACAGTTAACTAATTGGCTTATGCAAGAGTACAAGATTTCACCTGATGAATTAAGTGACAAATGTAGTCCAAAG GCTTCCAGATCGCTATGCAGAGTCTTCCTCTGTGGTGACGACATTTCCAGGAGCAAGATGGTATCCCAAAACTGCAAAAACATCATTGAGTCAAAGAATCTCAATCCAGTGAAGTCGATCAAACCTGAAGCTAATGTAACATCTGACCAGGACACGGAGCATGAACCTCAG GCGAATAGAGAAAGTGATGTCAGAACACTTGCTATGGCATCTGATGTGAAACCAAGCTCTCCTCCAGAAGACTTTTCCGAAGGAGAATGCTTCTCTAGAGGCGACTTCTTGGAATTGAATGATTTACAAGATCCTGGATCACATTCTTCGAGCTCACAGAACTCGAGCTGTCCAAGCAAGTTATCAGAAGAATATTTTGGTTCTGATCATTTTGGTTCTGCTGATTTTCTGTGGGATCTCGAGGAAGAAGTGGAGAAGAGTTGCAGAGAAGAGCAATTTTCACGTTCATGTCACAGATTTAGCGCACAAATTGTGCAAAACGACGTGGTCTTGCAGCCTGCACTTCCCG GTTCTTCTGTAGTGTACGATTCTGTAAGAGGTGATGTCGCTGAGACTCCAAGCACCAGTCCAGGCGCAGACGAAACTTCAAAAGATAAAAAAGTGCAGTCGAAAGCTGGAGGAGCTTCGACATCGAATGGTGCggcaagagaagagaagaagaatggCGGTTCAAGCAGAATCAACAAGATCAAGACCTATTTCTGTTTTGCAGCATTCTAA
- the LOC121805589 gene encoding NAC domain-containing protein 41-like isoform X1: MCPPAQPPPCQIGFYWSDEQIILLLANNSPGSRIPDNVLDDSNPFQSHPSNLPDGMWFLVHSNVKKGFTNDGFWKAKGEPCKVYSNNGINGWRTTLEYFEGLAPDEQLTNWLMQEYKISPDELSDKCSPKASRSLCRVFLCGDDISRSKMVSQNCKNIIESKNLNPVKSIKPEANVTSDQDTEHEPQANRESDVRTLAMASDVKPSSPPEDFSEGECFSRGDFLELNDLQDPGSHSSSSQNSSCPSKLSEEYFGSDHFGSADFLWDLEEEVEKSCREEQFSRSCHRFSAQIVQNDVVLQPALPGSSVVYDSVRGDVAETPSTSPGADETSKDKKVQSKAGGASTSNGAAREEKKNGGSSRINKIKTYFCFAAF, from the exons ATGTGTCCCCCGGCACAGCCCCCTCCATGCCAGATTGGATTTTACTGGAGCGATGAGCAAATTATTTTGTTACTTGCAAATAACTCACCAGGGTCCCGTATCCCAGATAACGTGCTAGATGATTCAAACCCTTTCCAGTCCCATCCCAGTAATTTACCTG ATGGAATGTGGTTCTTGGTCCACTCGAATGTGAAAAAAGGGTTTACTAATGATGGGTTCTGGAAAGCCAAAGGAGAACCTTGTAAGGTTTACTCAAACAATGGGATAAATGGTTGGAGAACCACTCTTGAATACTTTGAAGGCTTAGCTCCCGATGAACAGTTAACTAATTGGCTTATGCAAGAGTACAAGATTTCACCTGATGAATTAAGTGACAAATGTAGTCCAAAG GCTTCCAGATCGCTATGCAGAGTCTTCCTCTGTGGTGACGACATTTCCAGGAGCAAGATGGTATCCCAAAACTGCAAAAACATCATTGAGTCAAAGAATCTCAATCCAGTGAAGTCGATCAAACCTGAAGCTAATGTAACATCTGACCAGGACACGGAGCATGAACCTCAG GCGAATAGAGAAAGTGATGTCAGAACACTTGCTATGGCATCTGATGTGAAACCAAGCTCTCCTCCAGAAGACTTTTCCGAAGGAGAATGCTTCTCTAGAGGCGACTTCTTGGAATTGAATGATTTACAAGATCCTGGATCACATTCTTCGAGCTCACAGAACTCGAGCTGTCCAAGCAAGTTATCAGAAGAATATTTTGGTTCTGATCATTTTGGTTCTGCTGATTTTCTGTGGGATCTCGAGGAAGAAGTGGAGAAGAGTTGCAGAGAAGAGCAATTTTCACGTTCATGTCACAGATTTAGCGCACAAATTGTGCAAAACGACGTGGTCTTGCAGCCTGCACTTCCCG GTTCTTCTGTAGTGTACGATTCTGTAAGAGGTGATGTCGCTGAGACTCCAAGCACCAGTCCAGGCGCAGACGAAACTTCAAAAGATAAAAAAGTGCAGTCGAAAGCTGGAGGAGCTTCGACATCGAATGGTGCggcaagagaagagaagaagaatggCGGTTCAAGCAGAATCAACAAGATCAAGACCTATTTCTGTTTTGCAGCATTCTAA
- the LOC121803459 gene encoding methyltransferase-like protein 2 isoform X1, with protein MAASEPDGRLAAFLKSGIYRLDEANAFFIDPVRVLNRSYTRFRVSPSAYYSRFFPYSNPSICNPDVSPKNPKKRKCRGKDKKISQALNSREKLAERRHQVVRVGLLKAHEALLGDSELLGVLRNLRGDGDANCGELTSAEHDLNFVELGSVWQAPFYEIVLKVGDGCSAVENTGIGPSYQKEVPVFDNLIANESSHDIEAELLDHKFIFPKKSCVYMSDLRQIHKLIPVESDCGFNLIVIDPPWENSSAHQKQKYQTLPNKYFLSLPVKQLTHSGGALVALWVTNREKLRTFVENELFPKWGVKSAATFYWLKVKADGSLIGELDLFHHRPYECLLLGFIDGKGMDSEELQRPIAIPDNQVFITVPGDHSRKPPVGELLLDYIPGPKPARCIELFAREMIHGWTSWGNDPLHFQDSRYFLPSRDK; from the exons ATGGCTGCCTCCGAACCGGACGGTCGGTTAGCTGCCTTCCTGAAATCGGGCATCTATAGGCTTGATGAGGCCAACGCATTCTTCATCGATCCTGTTCGGGTCCTGAACCGATCATACACCCGATTTAGGGTTTCTCCGTCCGCCTACTACTCCCGTTTCTTCCCCTATTCGAATCCTTCAATCTGCAATCCCGATGTTTCGCCCAAAAATCCCAAAAAGCGCAAATGCCGCGGCAAGGACAAGAAGATATCTCAGGCGCTCAACTCGCGGGAGAAATTGGCCGAACGACGGCATCAG GTGGTGAGAGTGGGTTTATTGAAGGCGCATGAAGCTTTGCTTGGTGATAGTGAGCTGCTGGGAGTTTTGAGGAATCTGAGGGGTGATGGAGACGCAAATTGCGGAGAATTGACTTCTGCGGAGCATGACCTAAATTTTGTGGAGTTAGGGAGCGTTTGGCAAGCTCCATTTTACGAGATTGTTCTTAAGGTTGGAGATGGCTGCAGTGCGGTTGAAAATACAG GTATTGGGCCCTCATATCAAAAAGAGGTTCCAGTCTTTGACAACTTAATCGCCAATGAGTCGAGTCATGACATAGAGGCTGAACTATTGGACCACAAATTTATATTTCCGAAGAAAAGTTGTGTCTATATG TCTGATCTGAGGCAGATTCACAAACTGATTCCCG TGGAATCTGATTGTGGCTTCAATCTAATAGTGATTGATCCTCCGTGGGAGAATAGCAGTGCGCATCAGAAACAAAA GTACCAGACCTTGCCTAATAAGTACTTTTTATCTCTTCCTGTAAAGCAACTCACGCATAGTGGTGGAGCTTTGGTAGCCTTATGGGTAACCAATCGGGAGAAATTGCGAACCTTTGTGGAGAATGAACTTTTTCCCAAATGGGGAGTCAAGTCTGCTGCTACATTTTACTGGCTGAAG GTGAAGGCGGACGGCTCCTTGATTGGTGAATTGGATCTCTTCCATCACAGACCATACGAATGTCTTCTCCTGGGTTTCATTGATGGAAAG GGGATGGATTCTGAAGAGTTGCAGAGACCAATAGCGATTCCGGACAACCAAGTGTTCATCACTGTTCCTGGAGATCATTCAAGGAAACCCCCAGTTGGAG AGTTGCTACTGGACTACATCCCGGGACCCAAACCTGCACGTTGCATAGAACTGTTTGCTAGAGAGATGATCCATGGGTGGACTTCATGGGGTAATGATCCACTGCATTTTCAAGATTCGAGGTACTTCCTTCCTTCTAGAGATAAGTAA
- the LOC121803459 gene encoding methyltransferase-like protein 2 isoform X2, with the protein MAASEPDGRLAAFLKSGIYRLDEANAFFIDPVRVLNRSYTRFRVSPSAYYSRFFPYSNPSICNPDVSPKNPKKRKCRGKDKKISQALNSREKLAERRHQVVRVGLLKAHEALLGDSELLGVLRNLRGDGDANCGELTSAEHDLNFVELGSVWQAPFYEIVLKVGDGCSAVENTGIGPSYQKEVPVFDNLIANESSHDIEAELLDHKFIFPKKSCVYMSDLRQIHKLIPVESDCGFNLIVIDPPWENSSAHQKQKYQTLPNKYFLSLPVKQLTHSGGALVALWVTNREKLRTFVENELFPKWGVKSAATFYWLKADGSLIGELDLFHHRPYECLLLGFIDGKGMDSEELQRPIAIPDNQVFITVPGDHSRKPPVGELLLDYIPGPKPARCIELFAREMIHGWTSWGNDPLHFQDSRYFLPSRDK; encoded by the exons ATGGCTGCCTCCGAACCGGACGGTCGGTTAGCTGCCTTCCTGAAATCGGGCATCTATAGGCTTGATGAGGCCAACGCATTCTTCATCGATCCTGTTCGGGTCCTGAACCGATCATACACCCGATTTAGGGTTTCTCCGTCCGCCTACTACTCCCGTTTCTTCCCCTATTCGAATCCTTCAATCTGCAATCCCGATGTTTCGCCCAAAAATCCCAAAAAGCGCAAATGCCGCGGCAAGGACAAGAAGATATCTCAGGCGCTCAACTCGCGGGAGAAATTGGCCGAACGACGGCATCAG GTGGTGAGAGTGGGTTTATTGAAGGCGCATGAAGCTTTGCTTGGTGATAGTGAGCTGCTGGGAGTTTTGAGGAATCTGAGGGGTGATGGAGACGCAAATTGCGGAGAATTGACTTCTGCGGAGCATGACCTAAATTTTGTGGAGTTAGGGAGCGTTTGGCAAGCTCCATTTTACGAGATTGTTCTTAAGGTTGGAGATGGCTGCAGTGCGGTTGAAAATACAG GTATTGGGCCCTCATATCAAAAAGAGGTTCCAGTCTTTGACAACTTAATCGCCAATGAGTCGAGTCATGACATAGAGGCTGAACTATTGGACCACAAATTTATATTTCCGAAGAAAAGTTGTGTCTATATG TCTGATCTGAGGCAGATTCACAAACTGATTCCCG TGGAATCTGATTGTGGCTTCAATCTAATAGTGATTGATCCTCCGTGGGAGAATAGCAGTGCGCATCAGAAACAAAA GTACCAGACCTTGCCTAATAAGTACTTTTTATCTCTTCCTGTAAAGCAACTCACGCATAGTGGTGGAGCTTTGGTAGCCTTATGGGTAACCAATCGGGAGAAATTGCGAACCTTTGTGGAGAATGAACTTTTTCCCAAATGGGGAGTCAAGTCTGCTGCTACATTTTACTGGCTGAAG GCGGACGGCTCCTTGATTGGTGAATTGGATCTCTTCCATCACAGACCATACGAATGTCTTCTCCTGGGTTTCATTGATGGAAAG GGGATGGATTCTGAAGAGTTGCAGAGACCAATAGCGATTCCGGACAACCAAGTGTTCATCACTGTTCCTGGAGATCATTCAAGGAAACCCCCAGTTGGAG AGTTGCTACTGGACTACATCCCGGGACCCAAACCTGCACGTTGCATAGAACTGTTTGCTAGAGAGATGATCCATGGGTGGACTTCATGGGGTAATGATCCACTGCATTTTCAAGATTCGAGGTACTTCCTTCCTTCTAGAGATAAGTAA
- the LOC121805069 gene encoding geranylgeranyl pyrophosphate synthase, chloroplastic-like, translated as MRSMNLVDAWVQNLSILKHPYPSKSLLGSIRFQPLFLKSSRPIAISAVLTGEEARISTPFNFNAYVLDKANHVNRALDDAVAVRNPPMIHEAMRYSLLAGGKRVRPMLCIAACEIVGGPQSAAIPAACAVEMIHTMSLIHDDLPCMDDDDLRRGKPTNHKVFGEDVAVLAGDALLAFAFEFMATATVGVAPERILAAVGELAKAIGTEGLVAGQVVDLNCTGEANVGLDTLEFIHIHKTAALLEASVVLGAILGGGSNDQVEKLSTFARKIGLLFQVVDDILDVTKSSEELGKTAGKDLAVDKTTYPKLLGLDKAVEFAEKLNEEAKAQLSDFDPLKAAPLAALADYIVHRQN; from the exons atGAGGTCCATGAATCTGGTGGATGCCTGGGTCCAAAACCTCTCAATCTTAAAGCACCCTTACCCCTCCAAATCTCTGCTCGGATCCATCAGATTCCAACCGCTTTTCCTCAAATCGTCGAGGCCCATTGCTATCTCCGCCGTGCTCACCGGCGAGGAGGCCAGGATCTCCACGCCCTTCAATTTCAACGCCTACGTCCTCGACAAGGCCAATCATGTCAACAGGGCGCTCGACGACGCCGTGGCGGTCAGGAATCCGCCGATGATCCACGAGGCCATGCGCTACTCGCTCCTCGCCGGCGGCAAGCGCGTCCGCCCCATGCTCTGCATCGCCGCCTGCGAGATCGTCGGCGGCCCCCAGTCCGCCGCCATCCCCGCCGCCTGCGCCGTCGAGATGATCCACACGATGTCGCTCATCCACGACGATCTGCCGTGTATGGACGATGACGATCTCCGCCGCGGCAAGCCAACCAATCACAAGGTCTTCGGCGAGGACGTCGCCGTGCTCGCAG GGGATGCTTTGTTGGCATTTGCTTTTGAATTCATGGCGACGGCCACAGTGGGGGTGGCGCCGGAGAGGATACTGGCGGCGGTGGGGGAGCTGGCAAAGGCGATCGGGACGGAGGGGCTGGTGGCGGGGCAGGTGGTGGACCTCAACTGCACCGGCGAAGCAAATGTAGGATTAGACACATTGGAATTCATACACATTCACAAAACTGCCGCATTGCTAGAGGCCTCTGTAGTTTTGGGGGCTATCTTGGGAGGTGGAAGCAACGATCAAGTCGAGAAATTAAGTACTTTTGCTAGGAAAATCGGTCTGCTCTTCCAAGTTGTGGATGACATTTTGGATGTGACAAAGTCGTCGGAGGAGTTGGGAAAGACGGCCGGGAAGGACTTGGCCGTCGACAAGACTACATATCCGAAGCTGCTGGGGCTCGACAAGGCGGTCGAGTTTGCCGAGAAGCTCAACGAGGAGGCCAAGGCGCAGCTGTCTGACTTCGATCCGCTCAAGGCGGCCCCGCTCGCTGCACTGGCGGATTACATTGTTCATAGGCAGAATTAG